CGTGGAAGAGTGTAATGTTTACAAAATTATGGGGAAAGATTTATAACACTGAATTAATAATTATCAGgggaaaaacaacatttatatggAGAGTGAAAGAGTACTcaaagaacctctggaggaaccctagatgaAAACACTGGTATTAAGGATCAGACTTGGCTTGAAGGGCATAATAAAGGGGATGCCTTATTGTTCGGAAAACCCTTTTAATGTACATGCTTTACTgtaaatgatttgtatttattactttttttttctatggctcAAAACAGTGCATTGTTTGTTACCAAAGTACCCATGCCTGACACATTCCACCAGTGGGGtggctgtttattaaaaataattgtagccGGCTGCACACTACTAGTTGCAGGAACATTCAGGGATATCATATCAAATGTTGTATGAAGTCATTAGATGTGTTCCCCAAATATGCAGTTGctgcaaaaataatgttttatcctCCCTTAAAGCCAGCCTGTAAATTTAATGTGACTAGTACAACTCCTCTGAAAGGAACTTAATGCACTTATGCTTGACATTTTGTATTTGGAAAGTTGAgtactaaggcttagtctacacagactgattttttaaacacttataaaCTCATTTGTATGAGTGGAAGGGTTTATAGGtagttaaaaattttaaaatgcagcaaggtGCAGTCTCCTAAATGCTCAAAATGTGCCTTCTACAaacaccctggtgtagattagcccattgtaatgcaCAGTAATTTCAAATATGGGCTTTTAAACGCTAGGAAAACAGTCCATGGAGACTAAGCCTAACACAGGCTTTCAGATGGAAAGTATATTGTTTGTATAGCTAAATAATTCTgtgtaaaaacattctttttcaacaGCTCAAAGGAAGTTAAGAGAAGCAGCAAATGGAAATGACATAGATACaggtaattatattattattatttttgctttttgttctagTTGTTACTAAATAATGTGTCATTGTTATGATTTGTTATAACTGAACTTCAGAATCCCAATAAACAGGCCATGGAAGGATGGACTAAGAATGTATTTAGATGTGGatattaacaaaattatattatgtttacttatattgttttaattggGCTCATGTGGTCTTCCAGGCAGGATCTTTTCTAAAAATTTTGAGGTACAGTATTGTAGCATTGGCAATGCTACATTACATTCAGGTAATGTAATCAGCTTTCAATGGACTAAACACCTCAGCAAGAAGTAGTGGCACAGTCTTGCAAAAAGCAGGCTTAAAGGCTGtgatttattaattattgtaGAGTTTATTGCTGGGACAGGTACTGGTAATCAGTGCATTGAATGTAAAGAGATATGTACATAGACTGGTTATAtgaaagcagtgttctccccagaaatttttttcagccgggtggtaggaagctgtagccgggtggtaaaaaagggggtgtggcaaaacacggcaaatttagtgatcccagttgtttatgccatgggtaatcggTAACcccttattttttcagtgttctaccttctcccaattatttgttacaactttgtaatgcctgccccgttagtatatccaatttttctattccatGTATTTTGCCACAAGTGTCCtatgccctgtattgtgacccaacttcctagtgttctaagttttaagagtttattcctttgtagtagtgtaatagNNNNNNNNNNNNNNNNNNNNNNNNNNNNNNNNNNNNNNNNNNNNNNNNNNNNNNNNNNNNNNNNNNNNNNNNNNNNNNNNNNNNNNNNNNNNNNNNNNNNNNNNNNNNNNNNNNNNNNNNNNNNNNNNNNNNNNNNNNNNNNNNNNgtaagtgctgggctttttcagagctagaagttttttaagcagcagtggttcctggcatgaggaatggacaaatgcaacctcactgccggtgtgaattcagccgtacttcagatgtgcttctgtgtctatatttagttaaagtgaacttttgtgaaaacattttttttcacttgattcttttacaaaattagcccggCAGggccatgctggctcagctttcaccctttctctgatgctcacttgtacgtccaatgctgctttgcactgcgcatgcatgaaattgaacacttttttttttacattataagaaatcctctgaaggtgcatgcacacaaggagcagtgcagagccttttgggatatgcaacacaaatatcccaggaggctgcggatttccccttttgtctttactgaaatggaagtaaagactgaaggggagaggtcctctccacaaaaatgtaaaaacaaaaaaaaacataaaacgcacatttttccattacataacagaaagTCACTcttaaatataatgttaaaaatgtggcgatgctttaatagcatcatgcatgtgatatcagattgggacaagacagacagtggcCCCCTCTCATCACAGCCCATATTCCATATAAatacactgtctgtgacgtttatccgcagtgtgtaatcaTGTCATCaccagcgcagtgtgatcgctatgtgagtgtaaaagctgtttgtcatattctgcagcctaacaactcgctgtgttcaaaccttcaaaTCTCCTAAAACGTTGGTTGTATTACTTGAAATTTttaggtacacgtggaggcataggaaactgaaactgtaggtgcaagtgggggacactaaacctttctaaaatgtaattactatggcattatgagaacataaatctctacctagcaaaatgtgctgcctgcatctctacctcaaaccccaatttctccagaaggtgcagggaaacaaaaatataggtggaagtgggagacacgtttggctatcacctttcatcaccatggcatcattacaatatttaaaaaaaaaactgtccatcacaatgcacttccttgttacacatgactgtaaccttccagtacctcaacctcaataaaatttagtgggcagagttcattttatAATGATggcatagtgatgaagttttagggtaTGTTattcacagatgttccccacttgtacctatatttttggtttcttacacctccctaTTCCCCAATTGacgttcagaatgttagataagtggacaggaatgtgtaacaggacagGGAGGCCcaatttgatgggcagagtgttttatgttctaatgatgctgtagtaatgagattgtaaggggagaatgtgcacctatattttcagttttgtacccccacctcagagaaattggtgtacaaagaagagaagcagacgatagtttcataggtatagatttatgACAGGTTGGTATAtttttaggggccccaccccaatgctccttgctatgttcgtggctccggggtccccaatttgcactttcaatttaggactcctagttgcactttcctcggaaacagcaaccccaaagtttaattttcataactttttacatttgtgacccccatatcttgaaattctttaaagctgggggctgaaattgtagtaactagtatctatgagggtcccctgtacaccctgaaaattacaggtcattgtgacatacatattaggagatatggaggtttgtacacaaagctgtgaggatgcaaAATTCACACgcagctagcagtggatacatttcaaaggcagaaatctgagctcgtgctatgagatgggggcggggctgcctatgtctccttcacatgaaggaggacacagagcacagagcagcctcactgagatccgtgcatccgaggatgagagctgccgagagctgggcgggatattcaaatcagccgggcggagcaaccggctaaaaacctctggggagaactatgtgaAAGAAAAGTGTGAATTGGAGACTGGTCTGATTCCATTTCCATTATAGACTGTTCTATATTAGAGGGGaacatccttaaaaaaatacataaagaaacaaaatggagaaCCTTACAAAATCAGAGTACAGTGCTGGTAAATGACATAACATTACAGGTATGTTTGCATTTCTTCAAGCTGGTTTTGTTGTTTCCTTTAAGCCTTGTGTTCAGGTTTagcagactgtttttttttttataaggggtTATGTTTTTAATCACTGagaattatttccaaatacagaCATTCTTATTGAGGGGAATTAAATAGCATGTTAAAgtttacctaaatttaaaaataaaaatttgttataGTATATGAAATACATAGAAATACTAGTTGTGTTCTAGTTGTACTTCCTGGCTTGTAAATGTGCCAAGGCGTGTGTATTTATAgctatacatgtatgtatgtatgtatgtatgtatatacatacatatatatgtgtgtgtgtgtgtatatatatgtatgtgtatatatatatatattacacacacagtgTTAAAGATGCTGTCTGTGAATATATTTCTCAcaagtgagatttggtgatatcaaTGTTCCACCTGTACCTGAGGACAAATAGTCAAGCATCTCCAAGCTTCCATGCTGCTGTTTTATCCATCTTGTATGTCTGTGTAGCTTCTTGAATATATCCCTAGTGGTTCTCAAATCCTAAATCATTGGGGTACAGTTCTGACATAAGCAAGTAAAGCACAGCCTCTATAAAGATTTCTACACGGATACATCAAAGACATATTTGaggtaaaaatacaaactttgttTGACACATTTAAAGCTGATATCTAGGCagatatatttttacacacattttggtaatgtaaaaaaaaaaaaaatactgctcaCCTACATATACCGTTCTGCACCCTCCTTCTAGGATAGTATGCAGACTTTATCCCAAACATTATAGAAGATGTATTGTATTCTACAACTGTGGCAACAAGCTTGCGATATTTCAGTTTAGCTagcaaaattaataaagaaaaatggtggAAGACCCTATTTAGTCAGATGAAATTTTTTTGTTGgacagttttaaatgttttcagttagAAAGAAAGagtaatcaaacattttttttactataatgctCCCCTCTCCTTTGGTTCTATGCTTTGCAGAAGGTCTCCATCCTGCTATTGCATAGTCTTACTATGCGACTAGACTGtcaaagacatataactatgctGTCCTGAGCTCATAGCACTGCTGTATGTCATTTCATGAGTGCCATTTAGAATACCAGCAAGGATAACCCACTGCTGGAGGAAAAAAGAAGACAAGATAGGGAGTTTTGGTACACTTATCCTGCAGCaggtctttaaaataaaatacagtatgtctCCCAAAGTAAAGAATAAATTTACCACAcgcttttgttttttcagttcagCATTTGCTAGATGAAGGAGCAGATCCATGTGCAGCTGATGACAAGGGCCGCACAGCACTTCATTTTGCTTCCTGTAATGGGAATGACCAAATTGGTAAGATAATATTGTGGGTGGTTTATCTTGCATCATGTTTTGGATATATTCAGTTTTAAAAGGAATGTCTACCACAGCAATTACCTGTATCCCATGTCACAGTTTGtctcattttaaatattagtttcaCAGTAATAACTTCATTGACAAGGTAGTTTCATCTCTACTGTCCTAAGAAGGTAATTCTCTTGAGTTTTAGCCTTTGGCTATTTTAATCATAGGTTTTTAATAACTGGTTTTCTTTGAAGCCAACACTGTTCTTAATTGTTCCTCTATTATAAAGATTATTTTGAAAAAGGTAAGCAAGACAAAAATGGAAGACTGCATGGGTACACCACTTTGGTATAAGTTGCTTAAAGCGGAATAAAAGAGACAGTCAAATTAAAAGTTTTGAGACCCCAAGAGCCTTTTGCCATGATGTGGCAAGCTTTTGATTTTCATCATATGTGAATTTACTTGGACCCATTGATACATAAAAACTATGTTGACTATATGTTGGAAGattcataaaaaattgtttttttatatcacagtTGACTATGTTTACTATATACCATCCTAGTGTATTTTTTGCTCCATTATTCAGTGCGTATGCTTCTGGACCATGGTGCTGATCCAAACCAGAGGGATGGGCTAGGGAATACTCCATTACATTTAGGTATGATagctcttctctttcttctttattgCTCTGTATTTAGTAGGTGGCACTTGTTTTTGTGACACAATGTAATTTTCTTCTCTCTAGCTGCATGTACAAGTCATGTTCCTGTGATTACAACCCTTTTACGTGGAGGTGAGGTTTCATTTTGTATGCTTACAGTCAAAAATCCTCAGTACTATGAAAAAATTTTTCCGCATAAGAGTATTCTGCTCTCTTTTACTTCAAGGTGCAAGAGTTGATGCCTTGGATCGTGCAGGCCGGACACCACTCCACTTAGCTAAGTCAAAGTTAAACATTCTGCAGGATGGAAAATCACAGACCCTTGAATCTCTAAGACTAGAGGTGAAACAGGTGAGATAGTTTAAATAACTATAATACTCATCCATACAAGCGTACCTTTTTAGCAAGAGGTTCATTTTGGGTGTTTAATATGAGAGATtcctttaaatgcatataaaatggTAACATATAAAGTTTATGTACATCTTTTTCATATTCAAAAGCCTTATTTGTGTAAGTCATAGTAATCAGTATTAAGGAAAGACCCACCCATATAACAGCATTGGGTCCACCAGACACTGTACTCTGGGAGTGATTTAGTCATGTGATCTTCCATACCTGGAAATGGTACGTATTTTCCCTAACTCCTGGCACCTTAACAGAATGGCAGGGTAGTAGACAAGACATCTCTTTTTAaggatattatattttattagactGCAGTAATGAAATGTTTGTTGGATTTTTAGATTATCCAGATGTTGCGAGAGTATCTAGAGAAGTTGGGGCAGCAGGAACAGACCGAACAGTTAGATCAAATTTGTTTCAGACTTCAGAGGACGAGCACTAAAGAACAGGTAATGACTTGAGCTTGATGTCTTTATGCATATTCATTTATGCGGcctatatattatttgaaaaaatataagtTTGTTTTAACCATAGTGGTTGGTCAGAATATTCACTGATGCAGAGCAAAACTAGAGAGAACAGATCTAGTACATGTACTGAGGAATGTTTCTtgtaatatcattaaaataatgagTACAGTGGGCAATcccatatttttttcagattaacATCGGTATTTGCACTACTGGCATTACCTATTTAGTTACCTTTAAAACATTAACAGGAAGGAATCTGCCATAAAGCTTGCTAAAATGGTATCATTTTGCAATGCATATAATCAACTTgagataatgttttcttttttttcttgtttataccTGCAAACAGTAGTTAATATCAACCTGCAGAAATCTAAAAGGACCTCTGTCCTAACATTTTGTACCCACATGATCCTCCCCAAGATGTGTTATTAGGAGAGGAACTGCAGATGAAGGACACACATTACAGAGCCCTCAATGTAGTGTGAATAAACTCTGTTTGATGATACAcgtcatttaaaaaatgacaatgcaTTTGATAAGTTACCTTCTGAGTATTTCCACCTGCTGGTGTATGCACAAGTGCCAATAACATTTTGTAAGAtatacctgaaaattatttttttaaaacggTGTATCCACTTAAAATAATTCCTGTGAATGTCACTTAGGAACACATTTAAAAGCAGTATTCACAAATTCACCAAACAGGTGTGGGTGAATCTGCCAGGTATCTTTTAAAAGATGgtaattgattcaccaccagggaactTTTGGTGAAAGTTACATTCATGCTTCATAAATATGCCCCCTCAATCATGGTCATTTAACACCCAAACCTTTCTAAAAAAGCTGTATGTTTTACAGGTGGATGAGGTGACAGAGCTCCTGGCCAGCTTCACATCTCTTAGCCTCCAAATACAGAATATGGAAAAGAGGTAGCCAAACCTGAGACTTCTACACTACTACATCAGGAACTCCTGGAATTTCCCAATCACCTGTTTACTGCCATACAATCTGGGACTACTGGCTCGTTTGATAAAAGCTCACGTCTAACTAGCCATTATAATAAAATTGGAAGTGGGTCCCTATTGTGAAACCTTAAACCTCAGAAATTCcaaaaaatggatttttcaaaTTGTTAGCCCACAGTTAtatgtatttaacattttacatatagcCTAGtttcacatctgtgcattgtaGTAATGCAAGGTAAAATGCAGAATGTACAACTGCCCTGGACCAGGTTTACAGACATGCAGCCTGCAGATTGTCACAGGTGAAAGGTTTCTTAACCAGACAGGAACAATATGAGTGTGAACAATATGTCTGTTAAGACAGTTTATTTTCGTTTCGCCTGTCgtttctaacaaaaaaaatgcctaaatttcAACTTTATAGTTATGTTTTTCAGAAATTGCTAGCTGGAAAAGATATCAAGATTACACATTGTTATGCAAATTATTGGTTCTATGACAATCTACACCTCAATATTTTAACTAGACTAGCTACAGATTTATTTGATATTGCCTTCTGTCAGCTGAGTCCTGTTTTTGTCCTTTGCAGTTGTAATGCATGTTTACTCCATGATCTGTGTTCACTTGTCTGCTGTTATgtgttctaattccgtccaaatttccatgcaaaaagcgttacatttttttgcatggaaatttattttacattgtaggctataattcttaggcataactcaccgaaatatgtccaatattttttaaatttgataataaataataagacgatggacgtgtccccaggacctgcggggaccagcaggacgccgggggacaacaacagagcaaggtaagtggatttttttttttaattttaggttaaagctacccgagtgtgacttgtgattactgctatttgcagctaaaatccaccctgagtcacactcaggaataccgctaggggggttaatgtctTGTCCTAGGATCTCtgaggcattttttttcctttttttttttttttagggtaatgcATATTGCAATAAACCCACAGTAACCAAATAATCAAATCAGTAATCAAATGTCACCAATTATAACATTT
This portion of the Pyxicephalus adspersus chromosome 8, UCB_Pads_2.0, whole genome shotgun sequence genome encodes:
- the ANKRD54 gene encoding ankyrin repeat domain-containing protein 54 translates to MEVDEGGQTIISPDLGAGVRVEELCPPIVPELLRALWEEPEKQKRDFGGRVKSHRQHRYRICPLGKESYAQRKLREAANGNDIDTVQHLLDEGADPCAADDKGRTALHFASCNGNDQIVRMLLDHGADPNQRDGLGNTPLHLAACTSHVPVITTLLRGGARVDALDRAGRTPLHLAKSKLNILQDGKSQTLESLRLEVKQIIQMLREYLEKLGQQEQTEQLDQICFRLQRTSTKEQVDEVTELLASFTSLSLQIQNMEKR